The Pseudomonas aeruginosa genome includes the window TATCGAACAGGCGGGGCAGGATCAGCCCGTAGCCATCGCCGACCTGGTTGAAGCAGAACAGCACCAGCAGGGTGATCGCCGCCGTCGCCAGGGTATAGCGACTGCTGCGGGTGGCGAAGAAGGCGACCCCGGCGGCGACCGCGAACAGCGACTGCACCAGCGGGCTGGGGAACAGGTCGATCAGCGCCCAGCCGACCACCAGGCCGACCACCGTACCGAGGATCCGCTGCACCAGGCGCAGGCGGGTCGCGCCATAGTTGGGCTGGCAGACGAACACCGTGGTGAGCAGTATCCAGTAGCCCTGGGTCGGATGGATCCAGTGCAGCACGCCGTAGCCGGCGGTCAGCGCCAGGGCCATGCGCAGGCCGTGGCGGAACAGCAGCGAGGTCGGGGTGAGCTGCTGGCGCAGGCGCTCGAAGGCGTCCTTCAGGCTGCGCGGCGAGCGGTCGAGCAGGGCGCTGTCCTGTTCGTCGGCGATGGCGTCCGGGTTGCTCGCCCCGGCCAGCTTGCGGTCCAGCGTGGTGAGGTTGGCGGCCAGGGCGCCGAGCGAGCGAAGCAGGCCCTTCCAGGCCGGGTTGCTCTGCTGGCGCAGGTGTTCGAGCGAGGCCTGGAGATCTTCCAGGGCCAGCTCGCGGTCGGCGTAGTCGAACGGCTGGCGCAGGCGGATAGCCCGCGCCAGGGCCTGGCAGGCCTTGCCCTGCTGGTTGAGCAGGCGCTGGCAGCGGAACAGCACGTCGCTGTGGAAGAACGCCTCGGCCAGCCGGTTGTACGGGTAGTGCGAGGAACTGGCGCGCTCGTGGACGTCCTGGGCGATGAAATAGAGCTTCAGGTAGCGGCTCACCTTGGGGCCCGGCCGACCATGGCCGAGGCGGTTGAGAATGGTCTCCTTGGCCTGGTTCAGCGCCACCACCACCTTGCCGTTCTGCCGTGCCAGGGCGAGGCGCTGGCCCTCCACGTCGAGCTGGCGCAACGGTTCGAACAGGCTCGACTTGATCCTCAGGTATTCGCCCAGCTCGAAATACAGGCGGGAAAGACTCTGCTGCACCGGCTGGTTGGAGAACAGCGCGTTCCACAGCACCGAGAGCAGCCCGTACCAGGCCGCCCCGGCCACCAGCAGCAGCGGTTCGTGCCAGACATCGGCGACCTCGCCGCCGCGCTGGTCCACGCCGATCATGGTGTAGATCGAGAGGATCAGGGTCGCCGAGGCGATCGCCGCATAGCGCTCGCCGAGGGCGCCGAGGAGGATCATGCCGAACGCCGACAGCGCCATCCCGGAAACGAACAGCCAGGGATAGGGGAACAGCAACTCGACGGCGAAGGCGGCGACGCTGAAGCACAGCAGGGTCACCAGCAGCGCTTGCAGGCGGCCTAGCCAGTTGTCGTCGGTCTCCGCCAGGGCGCTGGCGATGATCCCGAGAAACAGCGGGATCAGCAGCTCGATGCGGTCCTGCCACCAGCACAGCAGCAGGGCGCCGGCCAGGGCGATGAATACCCGCAGGCTATAGGCGAACTTGTCGAGGGCCCAGAGGCGGCGGAGCGTGTGTGTCAACGAAGAGGGCGGCATGGGGGCGGAGTGCTATCCGATGGTCCGTGGTTCAGCCTATGTGGCCTGTCCGGCTAATTCAATCGGCCGATTTCGCGCGACTGGAAGTCCGCTGCCCGCCGCAGTCGCAGGAAGCGCTGCCGTGGGCAACTCGGTCGAGCCGGGCATCTGGCGGATGCAGGCTTCGTGCCTGCGAACGCTAAGACGTCGTCGCCGCGCCGAACGTTACCCGGCGGCGATATCGCGCGCCGGAGCGGGCCCGGCGAGCGAAGCGGCGGCGCGCTAAAGCAGGCGGACCTTGAACGAGCGACCCTTGATCTTGCCTTCGCTCAGGCGCTTGAGGGCCTGGTGGGCGAGGCCCCGCTCGATGGCGACGAAGGCCTGGAAGTCGAAGATGGCGATCTTGCCCACCGCGCTGCCGGGCAGCCCGGCGTCGCCGGTGAGGGCACCGAGCAGGTCGCCGGGGCGCACCTTGTCCTTGCGTCCGCCGGCGATGCACAGGGTGCTCATCGGCGGCAGCAATGGCTCCGGGCTGGCCTTCAACTGGCCGAGGGCGTACCAGGCCAGCGGCTGCTTCTGCAGGTCCTCGATGGCCTGCGCGCGGCTGGCCTCGGCCGGCGCCACCAGCGACAGGGCCAGGCCTTTCTCGCCGGCGCGACCGCTGCGTCCGATGCGATGGATGTGGACCTCCGGGTCACGCGCCAGCTCGACGTTGATCACCGTTTCCAGGGCGGCGATGTCCAGCCCGCGGGCGGCCACGTCGGTGGCCACCAGTACGTTGCAACTGCGGTTGGCGAACACCGTCAGGACCTGGTCGCGCTCGCGCTGCTCCAGGTCGCCGTGCAGGGCCAGGGCGGAAATCCGCTGCGCCTTCAGTGCGTCGGCCAGCTCCTGGCACTGCTGGCGGGTCTGGCAGAAGGCCACGCAGGACTGCGGCCGGAAATGCTGGAGCAGGCGTACCACGGCGTCCATGCGCTGCTTCGGATCGATCTCGAAGAAGCGCTGCTCGATCTGGCTGTCGGCGTGCAGCGACTCGACCTTCACCTGTCGCGGATCGCGCATGAAGGTCTTCGCCAGCTTCTCGATGCCGTCCGGGTAGGTGGCGGAGAACAGCAGGGTCTGCCGGCGCTCGGGGAGCTGGCCGATGATCTCGGCGATGCTGTCGTAGAAGCCCATGTCGAGCATCCGGTCGGCTTCGTCGAGGACCAGGGTATTGAGCCCGTCGAGGACCAGGGTGCCCTTGCGCAGGTGCTCCTGGATGCGCCCCGGGGTGCCGACCACCACGTGCGCGCCGTGCTCCAGCGAAGCCACCTGCGGGCCGTAGGGGACGCCGCCGCAGAGGGTCAGGACCTTGATGTTGTCGGCGGCGCGGGCCAGCCGGCGGATCTCCTTGGCGACCTGGTCGGCCAGTTCGCGGGTCGGGCACAGCACCAGCGCCTGGCAGCCGAAGTAGCGCGGGTTCAGCGGGCTGAGCAGGGCGAGGCCGAAGGCCGCGGTCTTGCCGCTGCCGGTCTTGGCCTGGGCGATCAGGTCGTGGCCCTGGAGGATCAGCGGCAGGCTCTGCGCCTGGATCGGCGTCATCTCCCGGTAACCGAGGGAGTCGAGATTGGCCAGGAGGTCCGCGGAAAGCGGCAGCGAGGAGAAAGCGGTGGAGGTCACGGGGCAGGGCTCGGCAGGCGATACGAGCGGCTAGTCTAGCAGCCTGCGGCGGCTTGCCGCGTGCGATCGCCGCCGGAGCAGCAGCGACAGGCAATGTATCTTTGGCCAGTACCGTTCGTCCGAAAAACGAAAAAAGCGCGTTTCTGTATTTTTATACAGGTTCGCTTTCCTCAGTTTTTTGTCGTAGAGTGCTGACACTGTGTTTGCATGGGTCGCCGTCGATCGTGACCTGATGCGGTCGGAAATTCCAGCCCGTCCTGCTCGACTCCTTGTAACTCCTTGCAACTCAGTTACCGGCTACGATTTCGTGGCTAAATCAATACCCATAGTTCCAAGGAGAACTTGCAATGTCCCGTCAGAACGGCACCGTTAAGTGGTTCAACGAAACCAAAGGCTACGGCTTCATTACCCCGGAAAGCGGCCCGGACGTTTTCGTTCACTTCCGTGCCATCGAAGGTAACGGCTTCAAGACCCTGGCCGAAGGCCAGAAGGTCAGCTTCGAAGTCGTACAAGGCCAGAAAGGCATGCAGGCCGAGCGCGTTCAGGTGATCAACTAAGATCCCTGGGCCCCAGCCCGAAGAACCCGGATGGAAGCATCCGGGTTTTTTATTGCCCGGAGAAAACCGTCACACTGTCTTCGCCTGCCGTTCACCCTGTCTTGACGAGTTCCCGCCCAGAGTGGCCCGGTCCCGTTCGGAGTCGTTTCGATGAAGCCTGTGCAATCCCGTCGTCTGGCCTTCGCCGCGCTGTTGTCGCTGTCGTTCTCTTCCGCGTCCTGCCATGCCGCCACCGAGCACTGGGGCTGGATCGAGCAGTCCTGGCTGATGCCCGAGCGCATGCAGGCCAAGGCCAAGCTGGATACCGGCGCGCTGACCTCGTCGCTGGACGCGAGGAATATCCATCGCTACAGGAAGGACGGCGAGCGCTGGGTGCGCTTCGATGTCGTGCTGCCCACCGCCGACAGCAAGGCGCCGGTCAGCGTGACCTTCGAGCGCAAGGTGCTGCGGCTGATCAAGGTACGCGGCGCCGGCGGCAGCGACAGCCGTCCGGTGGTGGCGATGGACATCTGCCTGGGCGCCAAGCTGCTGCGCGAGCAGTTCTCCCTGCGCGACCGCGGCAACATGAACTATCCGGTGCTGCTCGGTCGCCGCACGCTCGAACACCTCGGCGCGGTCGACGTGTCCCGAACCTTTACCCGCAAACCTACCTGCAGCGCGCTCGCCGCTCAGTAGAAGAACCAGCGCAGCAGTCCAGCGCCCAGCGCCACCCAGAACAGCACGATCAGCGCAGCCATCCACAGGTTGCGCGGGTGCGTCTCGACCTCGCGAGCCCGCGCGCGGCACTCGGCGAGCAGCGTGGGTGGGGTGAGGCGGATCGCCAGCCAGATCCCCAGCGGCACCAGCAACAGGTCGTCGAGGTAGCCGAGCAGCGGTATGAAGTCCGGGATCAGGTCGATCGGACTCAGCGCATAGGCCACCACCAGCAGAGCCACCAGTCGGGCCAGCCAGGGCATGTGCGGATGGCGGCTGCACAGCCAGAGGACGATGACCTCGGTCTTCAGCTCGCGAGCCCAGCGCTTGAGCGTAGCGATCCAGGCCATCCTAGAGGTCCGGGTCCTTTTCCGGATCGACCCGGCGCGGGCTGGTGCGACCGTCCTCGCTGCCGAGCTGGAAGAAGATCGCCGCGGCCAGCATCGACATCAGGCCGACGCTGACATAGGTGGCGTGGAAGGCGCCGAGTACGGTGTCCTGCCCCGTATCCAGGTCGGTCTGGAAACCGCCCAGCAACGCCGCCGCGCAAGCCACGCCGAGGCTGATCGACAACTGCACGACCACCGACATCAGGCTGTTGCCGCTGCTGGCGTTGCTGTCCTGCAGGTCGATCAGGGTGAGGGTGTTCATCGCCGTGAATTGCAGGGAGTTCACCGCGCCGAGCAGGCTCAGGTGCAGCAGCAGCCAGACGTAGGGGGTGTCCTGGTCGACCAGGCCGAAGCCGGCGATCAGGCAGCCGAGGATCAGGGTGTTGCCGACCAGCAGCTTGCGATAGCCGAAGAAGTCCAGCAGTGGCTTGGCCATCGGCTTGGCGACCATCGCGAACAGCGCCAGCGGGATCATGGTCATGCCCGCGGTGGAGGGCGGGTAGCCCAGTCCCACCTGCAGCAACAGCGGGGTGAGGAAGGGCAGGGCGCCGCTGCCCAGGCGGGCGAACAGGTTGCCGAGGATGCCGACGGCGAAGGTCCGCGCCTTGAACAGGCTCGGTGGGAACAGCGGCTTGTCGATGCGTAGCGCGCGCAGCCAGTAGGCGGTGAGCAGGACCAGTCCGCCGATCAGCAGCAGGACCACGCGCAGGTGCGACAGGTGCAGCTCGCCGAGTCCTTCCAGGGCGATGGAGATCAGCACCATGGAGCCGCCGAAGAGCAGGAAGCCGATGCTGTCGAAACGGCTCGGCACCGGGCTGCGCAGGTCCGGCATCAGCTTCATCGCCACCAGGCAGCCGAGCAGGCCGACCGGCAGGTTGATCAGGAAGATCCAGTGCCAGGAGGCGTACTCCACCAGCCAGCCGCCCAGCGTCGGTCCCGCCAGCGGGCCGAGCAGGCCGGGAATGGTGACGAAGCTGAGCACCCGCACCAGGTCCTGGCGCGGGTAGACGCGCAGGATCACCAGCCGTCCCACCGGCATCATCAGCGCGCCGCCGACGCCCTGTACGATGCGCGCCCCGACCAGCAGTTCGAGGCTCGGCGACAGCGCGCAAAGCAACGAGCCGAGGCTGAACAGCAGTACCGCGCCGAGGAACACCCGGCGCGTGCCGAAACGGTCGGCGATCCACCCCGAGGCCGGTATCAGCAGGGCCACCGTGAGCAGGTAGGCGATCACCACCGCCTGCATGCGCAGCGGGTTTTCGTTCAGCGAACTGGCCATGCTCGGCAGCGCGGTGTTGAGGATGGTGCCGTCGAGGGCTTGCATGAAGAAGGCGACGGCAACCAGCCAGGGCAGTTGGCGGGCGATGCGGGGGGTGAGCTGGAACGGCTCGCTCATGGACGGGCTCCCTCGGGCGGACAGGGCCCAAGCATAGAGAAGTTCTCGCCGCGATGGGACGGCCGGCGACCGGATCGGGGCGAACAGCGGGCATTGCGGCGGAAGTCGCGGCCAGAGAGGTCGCCTTTCATTGTCCTGGGTCAAGCCGAAGCGCTGGCGCTCGCCGGCTGCTGTGCTAGTACTCAAGAGTCACCCCGTCAGTGGCTGCGGATGCGACGTCGGCGCTTCGTCATCGCACGGACATGTCCCGCGTTGCATGCTCGACGGCGCGTGCTTCACCGCCTTGTCGCGATGTTCTCCACGCAGCGCTCGGCGACCCCGGTCGCCGCTGCCGTCGCCGAAGCCCACCTTCCGTGGAAACAGGAGTCCTCCCATGGCCCAGGAACTTTGCGCTATCTGCCACGAACGTCCCGCCGTCGCCCGCGTCAGCCTGGTACAGAACGGCCAGCGCCGCGAACTCGCCCTCTGCGAACTGCATTACCGCCAGTTGATGCGCCAGCAGCGCATGCGCTCGCCGCTGGAGTCGCTGTTCGGCGGCGGCAGCCCGTTCGACGAGATCTTCTCCGGCTTCGGCGAGCAGAGCCCGGTCACCCCGGTGCGCGCCCGCGAGCCGGAGGCGGTGGACATCGCCGAGTACTTCAGCAAGCAGACCACCGAGTACCTGCAACGCGCCGCGCAGGTCGCCGCCGAATTCGGCAAGCGCGAAGTGGACACCGAGCACCTGCTCTACGCCCTGGCCGACGCCGACGTGGTGCAGGCGGTGCTCAAGCAGTTCGGCCTGTCGCCGGCCGACCTCAAGCAGTACATCGAGGCCAACGCCGTGCGCGGCGCCAGCAAGGGCGAGGCGAGCGAGGACATGACCATCTCGCCGCGGGTGAAGAGCGCCTTGCAGCATGCCTTCGCCCTGTCCCGCGAACTCGGCCACAGCTATGTCGGCCCCGAGCACCTGTTGCTCGGCCTGGCGGCGGTGCCGGACAGCTTCGCCGGGACGCTCCTGAAGAAGTACGGCCTGACCGAGCAGGCGCTACGGCAGAAAGCGGTCAAGGTGGTCGGCAAGGGCGCCGAGGACGGCCGCGTGGACGGCCCGAGCAACACTCCGCAACTGGACAAGTTCAGCCGCGACCTGACCCGGCTGGCCCTCGAAGGCAAGCTCGATCCGGTGATCGGCCGCTCGAAGGAAGTCGAGACCACCATCGAGGTGCTCGCCCGGCGCAAGAAGAACAACCCGGTGCTGATCGGCGAGCCCGGCGTCGGCAAGACCGCCATCGTCGAAGGCCTGGCCCAGCGCATGGTCCAGGGCGAGGTGCCGGAGGTGCTGCGCGACAAGCGCCTGGTCGAACTGAACATCAACGCCATGGTCGCCGGCGCCAAGTACCGCGGCGAGTTCGAGGAACGCCTCAAGCAGGTGATGGACGAACTGCAGGCGGCGCAGAGCGAGATCATCCTGTTCATCGACGAGGTGCACACCATCGTCGGTGCCGGCCAGGGCGGCGGCGAAGGCGGGCTGGACGTGGCCAACGTGCTGAAGCCGGCGATGGCGCGCGGCGAGATGAACCTGATCGGCGCCACCACCCTCAACGAGTACCAGAAGTACATCGAGAAGGACGCCGCGCTGGAGCGGCGCTTCCAGCCGGTGTTCGTCCCCGAGCCGACGGTGGAGCAGACCATCTCCATCCTCCGTGGCCTGCGCGACAAGCTCGAAGGCCACCACAAGGTGACCATCCGCGACGAGGCCTTCGTCGCCGCCGCCGAGCTGTCCGACCGCTACATCGGCAACCGCTTCCTGCCGGACAAGGCCATCGACCTGATCGACCAGGCCGCCGCCCGCGTGCGCATCGCCAGCACCTCGCGGCCGGCCGAGATCCAGGAACTGGAGGCCGAGCTGGCGCAGCTCAAGCGCGAGCAGGACTACGCCGCCAGCCGCAAGTGGTACGACGAGGCGAAGGTCTTCGAGAAACGCATCCAGGAACGCAAGGAACACCTCGAGCAGATCACCGAGCGCTGGCAGCAGACCCAGGGGTCGAAGACCGAGGAGGTGCGGGTCGAGGACATCGCCGAGATCATCTCCAAGCTCACCGGCATCCCGGTCACCGAACTGACCGCCGAGGAGCGCGAGAAGCTCCTGCAGATGGAAGAGCGCCTGCACCAGCGGGTGATCGGCCAGCAGGAAGCGATCACCGCGGTCAGCGACGCCGTGCGCCTGGCCCGCGCCGGGCTGCGCCAGGGCAGCCGGCCGATCGCCACCTTCCTGTTCCTCGGCCCGACCGGGGTGGGCAAGACCGAGCTGGCCAAGGCCCTGGCCGAGGTGGTGTTCGGCGACGAAGACGCGATGATCCGCATCGACATGAGCGAATACATGGAGCGCCACGCGGTGTCCCGGCTGATCGGTGCGCCGCCGGGCTACGTCGGCTACGACGAGGGCGGCCAGCTCACCGAGCGGGTGCGCCGGCGGCCGTACAGCGTGATCCTGCTCGACGAGATCGAGAAGGCCCACGCCGACGTCAACAACATCCTCCTGCAGGTGTTCGACGACGGCCGCCTGACCGACGGCAAGGGGCGCGTGGTGGACTTCACCAACACCATCATCATCGCCACCAGCAACCTCGGCTCCGAGCTGATCATGAAGAACGCCCAGGCCGGCGAGTTCGCCCAGCCGCCGGAGAAGCTCAAGCGCGAACTGATGACTACCCTGCGCGGGCATTTCCGCCCGGAATTCCTCAACCGCCTCGACGAGGTGATCGTCTTCGAATCGTTGAGCAAGGCGCAGATCGAGGACATCGTGCGCCTGCAACTGGAGCGGGTGAAGCGCGCCGCGCACGCCCAGGACATCTACCTGCACATCGACGACAGCCTGGTCGGCCACCTCGCCGAAGAGGCCTACCAGCCGGAGTTCGGCGCCCGCGAGCTGAAGCGGCAGATCCGCCAGCAACTGGAGACGCGCCTGGCCACGGCGATGCTCAAGGGCGAGGTGAAAGAGGGCGAGACGGTCACCTTCTTCTACGACGCCAAGGACGGCGTCGGCTACCGCAAGGGCGCCGCGCCGAAGCCGGCGGCACGCAAGAAATCCGGCGCCGGCGAGACGCCCAAGGGCCGCGCGACGGCGGCGAGGAAGCCGGCGGCGAAGAAAGGCGCCGCCGCCAAGGGCAAGGCCGACAAGCCGAAGGCCAAGTGACCCGACCAAGGTTGGGGAACAAGGCACCGGCCGGTCGGTCGAAATCTCACCCCGGCCTGCGAATGCGGCCGGGGCGTTCGATATCTCATGAGGAATTGCCGATGCGCGTCACCACCCACGCTACCCTGGCCGCGGCCCTGCTGCTCAGCGCCGCCTCCGCGTTCGCCTTCAATCTCGGGGATGCCGCCAAGGCGGTCGCCGGGGCATCCCAGGGCGACTCCGCCCAGGTAGCCACCACCCCGCAGACCAGCGGTCTGCTCGGCGCACTCACCGGCCAGCTCGGGGTCAGCCAGGAGCAGGCGGTCGGCGGTACCGGCGCCCTGCTCGGCCTGGCCAAGAACCAGTTGGCCGGCAACGATTATTCGCAACTGGTTAAGACCATCCCCGGCCTCGACAAGCTGGCCGGCAACAACGCCCTGGCCGGTCTCGGCGGGCTCGGCAACGTGCTCGGCAAGAGCGGCGGCGACAGCAAGGGCCTCGGTTCGCTGCTCGGCAATGCGGACAGCATGGGCGACGTGAACAAGGCCTTCGGCACCCTGGGCATGGATAGCGGGATGACCGAGAAGTTCGCCCAGGTGCTGGTCGACTACTTCGGCAAGCAGGGCGCCAACAGCGAGCTGCTGGGCAGCCTGAGCAATCTCTGGGGAGTGAGCAAGGCGGGCGGCTCGTCGCTGCTCTGATCTGCCGCCAGCGGATCGGCGGATAACCGCGCTGCGGTTATTCGCCCTACGAAGTGGGTGCGGCGCCCGGATATTCGTTGCCCGCACCGGTAGGGCGAATAACGCCCCCGGCGTTATCCGCCCTACGAGATGGGTGTGCTTCGGCCGGTACTTCAGCGCAGTTGCCGCAAGCGGGCGATGCGTTCGTCCTTTTCTTCCCACATGCGCGAGACCCATTCCTGCACGTACTGGCGGAACACCGGGTCGTTCTCGTAGTCGCCCTGCCACAGGGCGGGATCGATCGGGCGGGTCTGGATGTCGACGATCACCTTCGGCACCCGTCCGCAGAGCAGGTCCCAGAATCCCGGCACCTTGTCGCTCGGGTAGACCACGGTGACGTCGAGCAGGGCGTCCAGTTGCTCGCCCAGCGCGGCGAGGACGAAGGCCACCCCGCCGGCCTTGGGCTTGAGCAGGTGGCGATAGGGCGACTGTTGCCGGGCCTTCTTCTGCTCGCTGAAACGCGTGCCTTCCAGGTAGTTCACCACGGTCACCGGGATGCGCTTGAACTTCTCGCAGGCGGCCTTGGTGATCTCCAGGTCCTTGCCCTTGAGTTCCGGGTGCTTCTCCAGGAAGGCCTTGGAATAGCGCTTCATGAACGGATACTCCAGCGCCCACCAGGCCAGGCCGAGGAAGGGCACCCAGATCAGCTCCTTCTTGAGGAAGAACTTGAAGTACGGGGTGCGCCGGTTGAACACCTGGATCAACGCGGGGATGTCGACCCAGGACTGGTGGTTGCTCACCACCAGGTACGAGGTGTCCTGGCGCAGGTCGCTGGCGCCGCGCACGTCCCAGACCGTCGGCGTGCAGGTGGCGAAGATCCACTTGTCGATCTCCGCCCAGGTCTCGGCGATCCACATCACGCCCCTGGAGCAGAGGTCTTTCAGGCGCTGGCCGGGGAGCACCAGCTTGAGCAGTGCGATCAGCATCATCGGGCCGATCAGGATCAGCGTGTTGAGAAGCAGCAGAAGGCTGCTGGTCAGGCCGGTCAACAGTTCCCGCATGGTTGGTTTCCCTGTCCTGGGTGTGGGTCGACGCGGCCCATCATACGCATCCGCGCCGCGCCGCCCAAGCCGCCGGCGTGGCGAACGAAACCGCGCCGTGCTAGTCCTATGTGGACCTCGTATCACTTCAGGAGATGCCCGCGTGAAGCGTGCCCTTGCCTTGCTCTCGCTGTTCGCCCTGCCGGTCCTCGCCGCCGAACCCAACCTCTACGGCCGCTACGAATGGGTCTCCCTGCCGGAGCTGGACCGTACCCTGCAGGCGAAGATGGACACCGGCGCCTACACCTCCTCGCTGTCGGCCAAGGACATCGAGTTGTTCCAGCGCGACGGCGAGGAGTGGGTGCGCTTCCGGCTGGCCACCAAGGAGGCCGACGGCTCGGTGTTCGAGCACAAGCTGGCGCGCATCGGCAAGATCAAGAACCGCGCCGACAACCGCAACGGCGAGGACGAGGATGAGGACCGCCTGAGCGAACGCCCGGTGATCGACCTGCAGGTCTGCCTGGGCGGAGCGATGAAGACCATCGAGGTCAACCTCACCGACCGCAGCGCCTTCAACTATCCGTTCCTGATGGGCACCAAGGGCTTGCGCAAATTCCACGTCGCGGTCGATCCCTCCGAGCGCTTCGTCGCCGACAAGCCCACCTGCAAGTAAGCGTCCTACGCCACCGGCGGCGCGATTGACGCGCGCGCCGGCTTGCGGCACCGTTCCGGCATTCCCGTCAGCCGCCGTCACGCCATGCCGCATATCCTGATCGTCGAAGATGAAGCCGCGATTGCCGACACCCTGCTCTACGCCCTGCAGGCCGAAGGCTTCGCCACCACCTGGGTGACCCTCGCCGGCGAGGCGCTGGCGTTGCAGGAGCGCCAGCCGGCGGATCTGCTGATCCTCGACGTCGGTCTGCCGGACATCAGCGGTTTCGAGGCCTGCAAGCGCCTGCGGCGGTTCTCCGAGGTGCCGGTGATCTTCCTCACCGCGCGCGATGCCGAGATCGACCGCGTGGTCGGCCTGGAGATCGGCGCCGACGACTACGTGGTCAAGCCGTTCAGCCCGCGCGAGGTGGCGGCTCGGGTCAAGGCCATCCTCAAGCGCATGGCGCCGCGCCCGGCGGCGCTGGAAGGGGCCGCGCCGAGCGGGCCGTTCCAGGTCGACGAGGAGCGCGTGCGGATCCACTACCGCGACACCCCGCTCAACCTCACCCGCCACGAGTTCCGCCTGTTGCAGACGCTGCTCGGGCAGCCCGAGCGGGTATTCAGCCGCGAGCAGTTGCTCGACGCCCTCGGCGTCGCCAGCGAGGCCGGCTACGAGCGCAACATCGACAGCCACATCAAGAGCCTGCGCGCCAAGCTGCGCCAGGTGAACGAACGCGGCGAAGCGATCCAGACCCATCGCGGCCTGGGCTACAGCTACAGCCCGGACCACGCCTGATGCCGCTCGGCGTTCGGATCTTCCTGGTCTACTTCCTGTTCGTCGGTCTCACCGGCTACTTCGTGCTGAGCACGGTGATGGACGAAGTGCGCCCCGGCGTGCGCCAGTCCACCGAGGAAACCCTGGTGGACACCGCCAACCTGCTCGCCGAGATCCTCCGCCAGGACGTGAAGAACGGCACCCTGGCACAGAGCGACCTGCCGGAGATGCTCGAGGACTACGGCAAGCGCGTGCCGCAGGCGGATATCTGGGGCTTGCGCAAGGAGGCGGTGAACCACCGCATCTACGTCACCGACGCCAGCGGCAAGGTGCTGCTGGACTCCGCCGGGGTGGCTGTCGGCCAGGACTATTCGCGCTGGAACGACGTCTACCTGACTCTCCGGGGCCAGTACGGCGCGCGCTCCAGCCGCGAAGACCCGGACGACCCGGATTCCTCGGTGATGTACGTGGCGGCGCCGATCAAGGATGGCGGGAAGATCATCGGGGTGGTTTCGGTGGCCAAGCCGAACAGCAGCCTGCAACCCTACATCGACCGCTCGCAGCGGCGCCTGGCCTGGCTCGGTGCCGGGCTGATCGCCCTCGGGCTGCTGGTCGGCGGCCTGCTCTCCTGGTGGCTCAGCGGCGCGCTGCGGCGCCTCACCCA containing:
- a CDS encoding ATP-dependent zinc protease; its protein translation is MKPVQSRRLAFAALLSLSFSSASCHAATEHWGWIEQSWLMPERMQAKAKLDTGALTSSLDARNIHRYRKDGERWVRFDVVLPTADSKAPVSVTFERKVLRLIKVRGAGGSDSRPVVAMDICLGAKLLREQFSLRDRGNMNYPVLLGRRTLEHLGAVDVSRTFTRKPTCSALAAQ
- the yccS gene encoding YccS family putative transporter, translating into MPPSSLTHTLRRLWALDKFAYSLRVFIALAGALLLCWWQDRIELLIPLFLGIIASALAETDDNWLGRLQALLVTLLCFSVAAFAVELLFPYPWLFVSGMALSAFGMILLGALGERYAAIASATLILSIYTMIGVDQRGGEVADVWHEPLLLVAGAAWYGLLSVLWNALFSNQPVQQSLSRLYFELGEYLRIKSSLFEPLRQLDVEGQRLALARQNGKVVVALNQAKETILNRLGHGRPGPKVSRYLKLYFIAQDVHERASSSHYPYNRLAEAFFHSDVLFRCQRLLNQQGKACQALARAIRLRQPFDYADRELALEDLQASLEHLRQQSNPAWKGLLRSLGALAANLTTLDRKLAGASNPDAIADEQDSALLDRSPRSLKDAFERLRQQLTPTSLLFRHGLRMALALTAGYGVLHWIHPTQGYWILLTTVFVCQPNYGATRLRLVQRILGTVVGLVVGWALIDLFPSPLVQSLFAVAAGVAFFATRSSRYTLATAAITLLVLFCFNQVGDGYGLILPRLFDTLLGSLIAGLAVFLVLPDWQGRRLNRMLANTLACNSRYLRQIMQQYATGKRDDLDYRTARRNAHNADAALSTTLSNMLLEPGHFRKDAEIGFRFLVLSHTLLSYLSGLGAHRESLPEDASDGLLERAAERLSASLEEIAASLEQKRPVAIYSEEEEALAKELEQMPEDMDDSHRLVQTQLAHICRQLAPLRTLAAHLLKKELAGAQPLPGQP
- the mdtD gene encoding multidrug transporter subunit MdtD; the protein is MSEPFQLTPRIARQLPWLVAVAFFMQALDGTILNTALPSMASSLNENPLRMQAVVIAYLLTVALLIPASGWIADRFGTRRVFLGAVLLFSLGSLLCALSPSLELLVGARIVQGVGGALMMPVGRLVILRVYPRQDLVRVLSFVTIPGLLGPLAGPTLGGWLVEYASWHWIFLINLPVGLLGCLVAMKLMPDLRSPVPSRFDSIGFLLFGGSMVLISIALEGLGELHLSHLRVVLLLIGGLVLLTAYWLRALRIDKPLFPPSLFKARTFAVGILGNLFARLGSGALPFLTPLLLQVGLGYPPSTAGMTMIPLALFAMVAKPMAKPLLDFFGYRKLLVGNTLILGCLIAGFGLVDQDTPYVWLLLHLSLLGAVNSLQFTAMNTLTLIDLQDSNASSGNSLMSVVVQLSISLGVACAAALLGGFQTDLDTGQDTVLGAFHATYVSVGLMSMLAAAIFFQLGSEDGRTSPRRVDPEKDPDL
- the dbpA gene encoding ATP-dependent RNA helicase DbpA; translated protein: MTSTAFSSLPLSADLLANLDSLGYREMTPIQAQSLPLILQGHDLIAQAKTGSGKTAAFGLALLSPLNPRYFGCQALVLCPTRELADQVAKEIRRLARAADNIKVLTLCGGVPYGPQVASLEHGAHVVVGTPGRIQEHLRKGTLVLDGLNTLVLDEADRMLDMGFYDSIAEIIGQLPERRQTLLFSATYPDGIEKLAKTFMRDPRQVKVESLHADSQIEQRFFEIDPKQRMDAVVRLLQHFRPQSCVAFCQTRQQCQELADALKAQRISALALHGDLEQRERDQVLTVFANRSCNVLVATDVAARGLDIAALETVINVELARDPEVHIHRIGRSGRAGEKGLALSLVAPAEASRAQAIEDLQKQPLAWYALGQLKASPEPLLPPMSTLCIAGGRKDKVRPGDLLGALTGDAGLPGSAVGKIAIFDFQAFVAIERGLAHQALKRLSEGKIKGRSFKVRLL
- a CDS encoding cold-shock protein, which codes for MSRQNGTVKWFNETKGYGFITPESGPDVFVHFRAIEGNGFKTLAEGQKVSFEVVQGQKGMQAERVQVIN
- a CDS encoding YkvA family protein, producing MAWIATLKRWARELKTEVIVLWLCSRHPHMPWLARLVALLVVAYALSPIDLIPDFIPLLGYLDDLLLVPLGIWLAIRLTPPTLLAECRARAREVETHPRNLWMAALIVLFWVALGAGLLRWFFY